TGGCAGACGCATGGCTGCCAAGAGCCGGCCGCATGCCGGCACCGAACGATGGCGGAGCGTTGCGAGGAGGTGCTCCCCGTGTCGTCTGGTGCGCCGAGGAGCACGATCCGCACACCGTCTCCGCGCGCTCGGTGGCCGCCGACCTGCTGAAGGAGAACCGCCCGGCCCACCTGGTGTGGCACCCGGGCACCGGTGAGATCGTCCAGCTCCTGCCCATCACCCGCGCGGCCCGACTGCTCGGCGGCGCGCTCGGGCGGGAGGGCCGCGTCTGCGCGCAGATCATGGTGGTGGGCCAGTCGCGGTCGCCGTTCACCGGCTCCCTGCTCACCGGCGTCGAGGCGATCGTCCAGTGGCTGGACGCGTGGGGCGTCGCGCGCCGCTGGCCCGCCGGCCCCCCGCTGCCGTCGCCGCAGTCGTACCACGCGCCGCGCAGCCGCAAGGACTGGGCTCGCGGCGGGCACTACGGCGCGTCCCAGGTGCCGCTCCTGGACCGCCCCGACCCCGGCGGGATCGACGTCCGGCGCATCACCGGCCCCGACACCCCGGTCGCCCCCATCCCGAAACCCCGCCTTCCCGGCGCCCCCGCCGGCCCCCGGCTGGTGGCGCCGCGCACCCGCACGCCCGAGACCGTCCGGCCGGCGCCGAGCGACGCGCCGCCCCCGCGCCCCGGGCCGCTGCACTCCGCGCCGGAGCCCGTTCCGGTCGGGCCCCTGTCCAACTGACAGCGCTACCCGGCGAGCGTCCGGACGACCTCGCACCCCTTGCGCAGCTCGGCGAGGGTCGCGGCCGAGCCGTAGCCGATCACCAGTCCGGACGCCCGCACGGGACCCATGTGGTGGCGGTCCAGCGTCTCCACCACGACGCCGCACCGGCCCGCCTCCTCCACGACACGCGCGGCCACCGCCTCCGGGACGTCCACCACGAGGTGCAGCCCGGCCGTGTCGCCGCGCAGGGGCAGTCCGTCCAGCGCCCGCACCACCACCTCGCGGCGCCGCGCGTACTCCCCGCGCATCCGGCGGACGTATCTGTCGAGGTCGCCCCGTTCCAGGAGGAGCCTCAGCGCGTCCTGCGGCACCACGGCCGTGCGGTCGTTCAGCTCCTCCTTCCGGAGCGCCACCTCCGCCACCAGATCGGGACGTCCCCCCAGCCAGCCGACGCCCATGTCCGCGGTGAGGATCTTGGCGGTCGTGCCCAGGTAGACGACGACGTCCGGGTCCAGGCCGTAGAGCGCGGGCAGGGGCGCGACGTCGTAGCGGAACTCCCCGTCATAGTCGTCTTCGGCGATGAGCGCCCCGTTGCGCCTCGCCCACGCCAGCAGGGCCTGCCTGCGCGGAACGGGCAGCACGCCTCCCATCGGGTACTGGTGCGACGGCGTCGTGTACACGAGGCGCAGGTCGTCGGGCAGAGCATCGACAACGAGACCATGCTCATCCACAGGACACGGGACGAGCTCCGCACCCCGTCCCCTCAGGACCGCCCGCGCCCTGCCGTAGCCGGGCTCTTCCACACCCACCCGGTCCCCAGGACGAAGGACGGCCGCGGCAAGCAGATCGAGCCCGTTCGTCGCCCCTCGCGTGACAAGAAGGCCGTCCACAGGGCAGACCACCCCGCGACTACGCCTGATGTAGTCGACCAAAGCCTCCCGTAGGCCGAGCAGACCATGCGGGTCCTGACGCTGCTGCGGCGGCCTCCCCGCAGCAAGCCGCCACGCCCGGCGCCACGCGGGCGTATCCAGTGCCCCGACCCACGCAAGACCTGGCCTCAGGTCGATCTCGTCAAGGGCCGCCGCCCTCCGCGCTGGTTTCATCGCCGGACGCGGCTTCGGCATAGGGGCGGCAGCAACACCCTCGGTCACATACGTGCCGGACCCATGCCGCCCTTCCAGCCAGCCCTCCGCATAAAGCTGCTCGTATGCCTCCGTCACGACCGTCCGGCTGACACCGAGCAGGCCGGCCAGCGCCCTGCTGGACGGAAGCCGTTCGCCCGCGGCGAGCCGTCCCTCCCCCATGGCGGAACGCAACTGCCCGACGAGTTGCGCGCTCATCGGCTGCTGAGCGTCCCGCTCCACGGAAAGAGGCAGATCAATCGACAAAGTGGTCACCTGCTATCCGCGCCAAGTGGCCATACCCGCCAGGCCACTCGCCTCCTAGCGTAAACGGACATGAACCCGCTCTCCCCAACCGCCCGCACCCGTCTCGGCCGCCTTCCCGAACGCTCCAGCACCGACCGTTCCGTCCTGTACGAGATCCT
The sequence above is a segment of the Actinomadura coerulea genome. Coding sequences within it:
- a CDS encoding PLP-dependent aminotransferase family protein, whose amino-acid sequence is MSAQLVGQLRSAMGEGRLAAGERLPSSRALAGLLGVSRTVVTEAYEQLYAEGWLEGRHGSGTYVTEGVAAAPMPKPRPAMKPARRAAALDEIDLRPGLAWVGALDTPAWRRAWRLAAGRPPQQRQDPHGLLGLREALVDYIRRSRGVVCPVDGLLVTRGATNGLDLLAAAVLRPGDRVGVEEPGYGRARAVLRGRGAELVPCPVDEHGLVVDALPDDLRLVYTTPSHQYPMGGVLPVPRRQALLAWARRNGALIAEDDYDGEFRYDVAPLPALYGLDPDVVVYLGTTAKILTADMGVGWLGGRPDLVAEVALRKEELNDRTAVVPQDALRLLLERGDLDRYVRRMRGEYARRREVVVRALDGLPLRGDTAGLHLVVDVPEAVAARVVEEAGRCGVVVETLDRHHMGPVRASGLVIGYGSAATLAELRKGCEVVRTLAG